One window from the genome of Bacillus weihaiensis encodes:
- a CDS encoding TIGR03943 family putative permease subunit: MEDQLNKTKFHIYIRGIILIGFTLLMVKLVITGKLDHFIAPKMVPFIYFSIIVFLFLGVMQIWRSGSKKIAEIYCDCGGDHGESASFIRSFFVYSLFILPIITGFLFPDFVLDSAVAAKRGFKPAAAEKVKENEDISKAEAYLNDPEAYMNELDESTGDQIAQSENAPDIPLEHPEGFEIQAPPEEFYSQLESEMLSMDTIEFTDENYIAMTTILDRSPEKFKGKKVEMTGFVFREADFTEEQFVLARFGLSCCVADASVFGTLASLEDAKSYGDDQWVKIQGTVTVVKYQEWVLPNIEVTKIERVEVPDSPYVYEEY; encoded by the coding sequence ATGGAGGACCAGCTAAATAAAACGAAATTCCATATTTATATAAGGGGAATTATTTTAATAGGTTTTACTTTACTTATGGTTAAGTTAGTCATTACAGGAAAGCTAGACCATTTCATTGCGCCTAAAATGGTTCCTTTCATCTATTTTTCAATTATTGTTTTTTTATTTTTAGGTGTTATGCAAATTTGGAGAAGTGGGTCGAAAAAGATTGCGGAGATTTACTGTGATTGTGGAGGAGATCACGGAGAATCAGCATCATTCATCCGCTCGTTTTTTGTCTACTCTCTTTTTATTCTTCCAATTATTACGGGGTTTTTATTTCCGGACTTCGTATTAGATAGTGCGGTTGCCGCAAAAAGAGGATTCAAACCAGCTGCAGCAGAGAAAGTGAAAGAGAATGAAGATATAAGCAAGGCTGAAGCTTATTTGAATGACCCAGAAGCATATATGAATGAGTTAGATGAATCGACTGGAGACCAAATTGCTCAATCAGAAAATGCTCCAGATATTCCTTTAGAACATCCAGAAGGGTTTGAAATCCAGGCGCCACCGGAGGAATTTTATTCACAGCTAGAAAGCGAAATGTTAAGTATGGATACCATCGAATTTACAGATGAAAACTATATTGCCATGACGACAATTCTTGATCGAAGTCCTGAGAAATTTAAAGGGAAAAAAGTCGAAATGACTGGTTTTGTTTTTAGAGAAGCTGATTTTACTGAGGAGCAATTTGTGCTAGCTCGTTTTGGTTTATCTTGCTGTGTTGCGGATGCATCTGTTTTTGGAACTCTAGCCTCACTAGAAGATGCCAAGAGCTATGGGGATGATCAATGGGTAAAAATTCAAGGGACTGTAACGGTTGTGAAGTATCAAGAATGGGTCTTGCCTAATATTGAAGTGACAAAGATAGAACGAGTAGAAGTTCCTGATTCTCCATACGTGTACGAGGAATATTAG
- the ytzI gene encoding YtzI protein gives MKIVLIISIIIVLIVLLLSVMTTSKAYQYKHTVDPIKKDPESSSEKETNKDHT, from the coding sequence TTGAAAATTGTACTTATTATATCAATCATCATTGTTCTTATTGTTTTATTATTAAGTGTCATGACAACAAGCAAAGCCTATCAATATAAACATACTGTCGATCCTATAAAAAAAGATCCTGAATCGTCATCTGAGAAGGAAACCAATAAGGATCATACATGA
- a CDS encoding Dps family protein, producing the protein MSEKLIATVNKQVANWTVLYVKLHNYHWFVKGENFFTLHEKFEEFYNEAGVHIDELAERLLALEGKPVATMRECLELTSIKEADGNESAEQMVKSIYNDYSLLVDELKEGMDLAAEVGDETTGDMLLAIHQGLEKHNWMLKSFLGK; encoded by the coding sequence ATGTCAGAAAAATTAATTGCCACAGTTAATAAGCAGGTTGCGAATTGGACGGTTTTATATGTGAAATTACATAACTATCATTGGTTTGTAAAAGGGGAGAACTTCTTTACGCTTCATGAGAAATTTGAGGAATTTTATAATGAAGCAGGTGTTCATATTGATGAACTAGCAGAACGATTATTAGCTCTTGAAGGGAAGCCCGTTGCAACAATGCGCGAATGCTTAGAGCTTACTTCTATTAAAGAGGCGGATGGTAATGAATCGGCTGAACAAATGGTGAAAAGTATTTATAACGACTATAGCCTATTGGTAGATGAACTAAAAGAAGGAATGGACCTTGCTGCAGAAGTCGGTGATGAAACAACAGGAGATATGTTGCTAGCGATTCATCAAGGCTTAGAAAAACATAATTGGATGTTAAAATCATTTTTAGGAAAATAA